One stretch of Leadbetterella byssophila DSM 17132 DNA includes these proteins:
- a CDS encoding glycoside hydrolase family 88/105 protein — translation MLKRFFFLLLISTLTSRGQSSTEVREIIDKVNTYWQENNPKLGWAFWDIAAYHTGNMEVYKLTGNEQYLKYSEKWAEQNEWMGAKSNKKEEWKYSYGEKDDFVLFGDWQICFQTYADLYEINPQEYKIARAKEVMEYQMSTDKNDYWWWADGLYMVMPVMTKMYKITGNPLYLKKLNEYFQYAHSIMYDKETGLYYRDAKYVYPKHKSVNGKKDFWARGDGWVFAAFAKVIQDLPKKEPQRKTYIKLYQKMAKTLVETQQAEGYWTRSMLDPAHAPGPETSGTAFFTYGMLWGINNGILSEKKYLPTAKKAWKYLTETALQENGKVGYVQPIGEKAIPGQVVNENSTSPFGVGAFLLASCEMYRFVEKKK, via the coding sequence ATGTTGAAGAGATTCTTTTTTTTGCTTCTTATATCCACACTTACCTCCCGGGGGCAAAGCAGTACAGAAGTACGAGAAATCATAGACAAGGTGAATACGTATTGGCAGGAAAACAATCCTAAGTTGGGCTGGGCCTTCTGGGATATTGCTGCGTATCATACCGGAAATATGGAAGTATATAAGTTGACCGGAAATGAGCAGTATCTGAAGTATTCCGAAAAATGGGCGGAGCAAAACGAATGGATGGGAGCTAAGTCCAATAAGAAGGAGGAATGGAAGTATTCCTATGGAGAAAAGGATGACTTTGTGCTTTTTGGAGATTGGCAAATTTGTTTTCAAACCTATGCTGACCTCTATGAAATAAATCCTCAAGAGTATAAGATAGCCCGCGCTAAAGAGGTGATGGAATACCAGATGAGTACGGATAAGAACGACTACTGGTGGTGGGCAGACGGGCTTTATATGGTAATGCCGGTGATGACAAAAATGTATAAGATCACGGGAAATCCACTCTACTTAAAGAAATTAAATGAATATTTTCAGTACGCCCACAGTATCATGTATGATAAAGAGACCGGGCTGTATTACAGAGATGCTAAATATGTTTATCCCAAGCACAAAAGTGTGAACGGGAAGAAGGATTTTTGGGCCCGGGGTGACGGTTGGGTTTTTGCTGCTTTCGCTAAGGTGATCCAGGACCTTCCAAAGAAGGAGCCCCAAAGAAAGACATATATTAAGTTGTATCAGAAGATGGCCAAAACCTTAGTGGAAACTCAGCAGGCAGAAGGCTACTGGACGCGCAGCATGCTTGATCCGGCTCATGCTCCAGGACCAGAGACCAGTGGTACGGCCTTTTTTACCTATGGTATGCTTTGGGGGATTAATAACGGTATTTTATCCGAAAAGAAATATTTGCCTACCGCTAAGAAGGCCTGGAAATATCTGACGGAGACGGCATTGCAGGAGAATGGTAAGGTAGGTTATGTGCAGCCTATAGGAGAGAAAGCTATTCCAGGACAGGTAGTGAACGAGAATTCTACTTCTCCGTTTGGGGTGGGGGCTTTTTTACTTGCTTCCTGCGAAATGTATAGATTTGTAGAAAAGAAGAAATAA
- a CDS encoding putative DNA modification/repair radical SAM protein, translated as MERIEEKLRILADAAKYDVSCSSSGSKRKNEGGIGDASASGICHTYTEDGRCVSLLKILLTNHCIYDCAFCVSRRSNDVKRAAFTVEEVVELTMNFYRRNYIEGLFLSSGIFKNADYTMERLLRIVKKLRLEEKYHGYIHLKTIPGASEELIKEAGMYVDRMSINLELPSEEGLKLVAPEKNHDSVRKPMAFVDQTIQEIKQESALIKKKPLFVPAGQSTQMVIGATPENDYQIMKVADEFYKSYHLKRVYYSGYIPINAQNKNLPQIGSTPPLVRENRLYQTDWLLRFYDFQLEEILNPEHSRLDLEIDPKLSWALRNPQLFPIDVNKADFKEIIRIPGIGRQSAMKIIQARKFGPLREHQLRKMGIAFNRAKYFMVYTDAPFSLGFKAPTRIREEILYAKKIIPNQLPLFV; from the coding sequence GTGGAGAGGATTGAAGAGAAGTTAAGAATTCTGGCTGATGCAGCAAAATATGATGTTAGTTGCAGTTCCAGTGGCAGCAAGAGAAAGAATGAAGGTGGGATAGGAGATGCTTCGGCCTCTGGAATATGCCATACCTACACGGAAGATGGGCGATGCGTTTCATTGCTAAAGATCTTATTAACGAATCACTGTATTTATGACTGCGCTTTTTGCGTGAGTAGAAGGAGCAATGATGTAAAGCGGGCGGCCTTTACTGTAGAGGAAGTTGTGGAACTGACCATGAACTTCTATAGAAGAAACTACATAGAAGGCTTATTTCTAAGTTCGGGTATTTTTAAGAATGCTGACTACACCATGGAGCGTTTGCTTCGTATAGTTAAAAAGCTTCGTTTGGAAGAGAAATATCACGGATATATCCATTTGAAGACCATACCTGGAGCCAGTGAAGAGTTGATCAAAGAGGCGGGAATGTATGTGGATAGGATGAGTATTAATCTGGAATTGCCTTCCGAAGAAGGGCTAAAATTAGTAGCACCAGAAAAGAATCACGATTCGGTACGGAAGCCTATGGCGTTTGTGGATCAAACCATACAGGAGATCAAACAAGAGTCAGCTTTGATTAAGAAAAAGCCTCTTTTTGTACCGGCCGGCCAAAGTACTCAAATGGTGATAGGGGCTACTCCGGAGAACGATTACCAAATCATGAAAGTGGCAGATGAGTTCTATAAGAGTTACCATCTTAAGCGAGTATACTATAGCGGTTACATCCCTATAAATGCACAGAATAAAAATCTTCCTCAGATAGGAAGTACTCCTCCCTTAGTAAGGGAAAATAGATTGTATCAGACGGATTGGCTACTTCGGTTTTACGATTTCCAACTGGAAGAAATACTGAATCCCGAGCATAGCAGATTGGATTTGGAGATAGATCCCAAACTTTCTTGGGCATTGCGAAATCCTCAGTTGTTTCCTATAGACGTAAACAAGGCGGACTTTAAAGAGATCATACGTATACCCGGGATAGGTAGGCAGAGTGCCATGAAGATTATTCAAGCCCGCAAGTTTGGGCCACTTAGAGAGCACCAACTGCGAAAAATGGGTATTGCGTTTAACAGAGCAAAGTATTTTATGGTGTATACGGATGCACCATTCAGCCTAGGATTTAAAGCTCCTACCCGAATACGGGAGGAGATCTTATATGCCAAAAAGATCATTCCTAATCAGCTTCCCCTGTTCGTATGA
- a CDS encoding RNA polymerase sigma factor, giving the protein MNEDLMYVERVRRGDSASYRFLVEKYQHMAFTLALNVLKNQADAEDAAQEGFLKAYQNIHKFEGKSKFSTWLYTIVYRCAVEKIPTRQYQDLQDHYIDDYHGESQILTEERENLVRKAILSLPRTESLLITLFYMDNCSIKEIQAITELSESNIKVKLFRAKKTLQERLRFLQA; this is encoded by the coding sequence ATGAACGAAGACCTGATGTATGTAGAAAGGGTAAGACGTGGTGACAGTGCCTCGTATCGTTTCCTCGTAGAGAAATATCAACACATGGCCTTCACCCTTGCTTTAAACGTATTGAAAAATCAGGCAGATGCCGAAGATGCGGCACAAGAGGGATTCTTAAAAGCTTATCAAAACATTCATAAATTTGAAGGGAAATCAAAATTTTCCACATGGCTGTATACTATAGTGTACCGCTGCGCTGTTGAAAAAATACCTACCCGCCAATATCAAGACCTTCAGGATCATTATATCGATGATTATCACGGAGAAAGCCAGATATTGACAGAAGAAAGAGAAAACCTAGTAAGGAAAGCCATCCTTTCCCTACCGAGAACGGAAAGTTTACTGATTACGTTATTTTATATGGACAATTGCTCCATTAAGGAGATACAGGCCATCACTGAACTTTCAGAAAGTAATATAAAAGTCAAGCTTTTCCGTGCGAAAAAGACTTTACAGGAACGTTTAAGATTTTTACAGGCATGA
- a CDS encoding TIGR03915 family putative DNA repair protein, with protein MKTYVIDGSYVGYLTGVFDAFVRKDEEVKFTSITPVDLFDIPHRVVTDGEKAGRVQKRLEEVLGKSKALDFFKNFLSEDVRAWDAGFSILVRIFKGQSNLLQNYGDTEVLYFSQTLKKVSRERHRMKAFTRFSKSSDGMFFAVIEPDFNILPLIIDFFQKRYADQPWIIYDTRRDYGIQYDTQTCIEVHLEEKVETHLPAVSLEVDQRFENLWKSYFQSTNIVERKNMKLHLRHVPRRYWKFLPEKSTVV; from the coding sequence ATGAAAACCTATGTGATAGACGGGAGTTATGTGGGGTATTTGACGGGAGTTTTTGATGCGTTTGTGCGTAAAGATGAAGAAGTGAAATTTACCAGCATCACACCTGTAGATTTATTTGATATACCCCATAGGGTGGTGACGGACGGAGAGAAAGCAGGGAGGGTTCAGAAACGTTTGGAGGAGGTCTTAGGAAAAAGTAAGGCCTTGGATTTTTTTAAAAACTTTCTTTCTGAGGATGTCAGGGCATGGGATGCCGGTTTTTCAATTTTAGTTCGGATCTTTAAAGGGCAGTCAAATCTACTACAAAATTATGGGGACACTGAGGTTCTTTACTTTTCCCAGACCTTGAAGAAAGTGAGCAGAGAGAGGCATAGGATGAAGGCCTTTACCAGGTTCTCCAAAAGTTCTGATGGAATGTTTTTTGCCGTCATTGAACCGGATTTTAATATACTCCCTTTGATCATTGATTTTTTCCAAAAGAGGTATGCAGATCAGCCCTGGATCATCTATGATACGCGAAGGGATTATGGTATACAGTATGATACTCAAACCTGCATAGAGGTACATTTGGAAGAGAAGGTGGAGACCCACTTACCTGCGGTATCTTTGGAAGTGGATCAAAGGTTTGAAAACTTGTGGAAATCTTATTTTCAAAGTACCAATATCGTGGAGCGGAAAAACATGAAGTTGCATCTACGTCACGTGCCTAGGAGGTATTGGAAGTTTTTGCCGGAAAAGTCTACTGTAGTTTAA
- a CDS encoding DUF6249 domain-containing protein, with protein sequence MGPGETLIALIIGVTVMGYMFFNGRHKERMAIIQSGGNMSIFDSKKRSGFGRAFTLKLGMLFVGVALGILMGEFLRTNTNMADGAAYMSMILLFGGLSLILNYMIEKRGDN encoded by the coding sequence ATGGGACCAGGTGAAACTCTTATCGCATTAATTATCGGAGTAACCGTTATGGGATATATGTTCTTTAACGGCCGTCACAAAGAGAGAATGGCTATCATTCAAAGTGGAGGTAACATGTCCATCTTTGACTCAAAGAAAAGGAGTGGCTTCGGGAGAGCATTTACTTTAAAGCTAGGTATGTTATTTGTGGGTGTAGCATTAGGGATTTTGATGGGTGAATTCCTTAGAACAAATACCAATATGGCAGACGGAGCAGCCTATATGTCCATGATCCTTCTTTTTGGTGGATTAAGCCTCATCTTGAATTACATGATCGAAAAACGCGGAGATAACTAA
- a CDS encoding RagB/SusD family nutrient uptake outer membrane protein, with protein sequence MKKYFKSAMLVAGVLLTSSCGKNYLDEDPYSSYRTGATDAQTIEAQVVGLHRIFAELWGYSGRQGFLSCWQIGTDITSAGATEGVENPFYQYADLNPENGAVTYLWQKSYDFINHANVIISAVGENNVKANAEARFFRAYAYNMLVTLYGDVPLLKEPVASPKFDFARNAVAEVDKLIEEDITYAVANLPEVGQTVTQNRATKDMARQLGAEAYLRMGMRDASYYAKAEQLTTDIINSGKYQLISSRYGKFLGEGGDAYRDMFRFGNQRRSQGNTEAIWTFQMEFNRNVTGGTIDNPQHRRVWQPAYHKWDGMVNADSLGGRGNGRLRLSNFMKYTVWKGLDGDIRNSNYNIRRTTNYNRPGFSANIGIDKDGYRVDPNSADAVQKVTVKTGDRAVPFRTDSLEVWYPFPTKWGGYDPEDDFGYALVKDWPVMRYAETFLLRAEARFRQGNNAGAASDINVIRDRAFKDARAAKGNPDLGKVSAADINIDFILDERARELIAEENRRMTLVRTGKLRERIALNTDSGPSNKIITGFANHNVLLPIPLNDIRLNTKAELAQNPGY encoded by the coding sequence ATGAAAAAATATTTTAAAAGTGCGATGCTAGTAGCCGGTGTTTTGCTAACTAGCTCATGCGGAAAAAACTATTTGGATGAGGATCCGTATTCTAGCTACCGTACAGGAGCTACAGATGCTCAGACCATTGAAGCCCAGGTGGTAGGTCTACACCGAATCTTCGCCGAATTATGGGGATATAGCGGTAGACAAGGTTTCTTGTCGTGCTGGCAAATCGGAACAGACATCACCAGTGCAGGGGCAACTGAAGGAGTGGAAAACCCGTTTTATCAGTATGCCGACTTGAATCCTGAGAACGGTGCAGTTACCTATTTGTGGCAAAAAAGCTACGATTTTATAAACCATGCCAATGTGATCATTTCGGCGGTGGGAGAGAATAATGTGAAGGCCAATGCAGAAGCTCGTTTCTTCCGTGCATATGCCTATAACATGTTAGTTACCCTCTATGGTGATGTGCCATTATTGAAAGAGCCGGTGGCTAGTCCGAAGTTTGATTTTGCAAGAAACGCGGTAGCTGAAGTTGATAAGTTGATCGAGGAAGACATCACTTATGCAGTAGCTAATCTACCTGAAGTAGGACAGACGGTGACTCAAAACCGTGCTACTAAGGACATGGCCAGACAATTAGGTGCGGAGGCTTACCTGAGAATGGGTATGCGTGATGCGTCCTACTATGCTAAAGCGGAGCAATTGACTACTGATATCATTAATTCAGGTAAGTATCAATTGATCAGCAGCAGATATGGTAAATTCCTAGGAGAAGGTGGAGATGCGTACAGAGACATGTTCCGCTTTGGAAACCAGAGAAGATCTCAAGGAAACACAGAAGCTATCTGGACCTTCCAAATGGAGTTCAACAGAAACGTGACTGGAGGTACCATTGATAACCCTCAACACAGAAGGGTTTGGCAGCCGGCTTACCACAAGTGGGACGGTATGGTAAATGCCGACTCTTTAGGGGGGAGAGGTAACGGTAGATTGAGATTGAGCAACTTCATGAAGTATACCGTATGGAAAGGACTAGATGGAGATATCCGTAATAGTAATTACAATATCAGAAGAACTACTAACTATAACCGACCAGGCTTCAGTGCGAATATTGGTATTGATAAAGACGGTTATAGAGTAGATCCAAACTCAGCTGATGCGGTTCAAAAGGTGACCGTTAAGACCGGGGACCGTGCAGTGCCTTTCAGAACAGATAGTTTAGAAGTGTGGTATCCATTCCCTACTAAATGGGGTGGCTATGACCCGGAAGATGACTTTGGGTACGCCTTAGTGAAAGACTGGCCGGTAATGCGTTATGCTGAAACCTTCCTGTTGAGAGCGGAAGCCCGCTTCCGTCAAGGAAATAATGCAGGTGCAGCAAGTGATATCAATGTCATCCGTGACAGAGCATTTAAGGATGCAAGAGCAGCTAAAGGCAATCCTGATTTAGGAAAGGTGTCTGCCGCAGATATCAATATTGACTTCATCCTGGATGAAAGAGCTAGAGAATTGATAGCTGAAGAAAACAGAAGAATGACTTTAGTGCGTACAGGTAAGTTGAGAGAAAGAATCGCTTTGAACACGGATTCCGGTCCAAGTAATAAGATCATAACGGGATTTGCAAACCACAATGTGTTATTGCCTATTCCATTGAATGATATCCGTCTCAATACGAAGGCTGAGTTAGCGCAAAATCCTGGATATTGA
- a CDS encoding glycoside hydrolase family 43 protein, translating into MIRIFTFLLLFISSVSAQIRPGQLWPDTDGQHINAHGGGVLFHKGQYYWYGEIKGKNSLAEVGVSVYSSRDLKTWKNEGIALKVSEDPNSDITKGCVMERPKVIYNAKTKKFVMWFHLELKGQGYAAARTGLAVSDSPVGPFVFQKSLRPNAGKWPLNFEEEWKKPRAGEDTLKWWTPNWYTAVKEGLFIRKHIEGGQMARDMTLYVDQKGKAFHVYSSEENLTLHIAELNDTYTDFTGRYITVAPAGHNEAPALFYQDGWYYMITSGCTGWDPNAARSFRAKDMLGPWEELGNPCVGEGAELTFKSQGTFILPVQGKKNAFIFMADRWNPKNHIDGRYIWLPIQMEGGKPKIYWKDEWDLEVFDKKR; encoded by the coding sequence ATGATACGAATATTTACTTTTTTACTCTTATTTATTTCCTCTGTATCTGCGCAGATCAGACCTGGACAGCTATGGCCAGACACGGATGGACAGCATATCAATGCCCATGGAGGAGGCGTGCTTTTTCATAAAGGTCAATACTATTGGTATGGGGAAATAAAAGGTAAAAACTCCCTTGCGGAAGTGGGTGTCAGTGTGTATTCATCCAGGGATTTAAAGACCTGGAAAAATGAGGGAATAGCGCTTAAGGTTAGTGAGGATCCTAATTCAGATATCACCAAAGGATGTGTAATGGAAAGGCCGAAGGTGATTTATAACGCGAAGACAAAGAAATTTGTGATGTGGTTCCATCTGGAACTCAAAGGTCAAGGATATGCTGCAGCCAGGACAGGTCTTGCTGTAAGTGATTCTCCGGTGGGTCCTTTTGTGTTCCAAAAATCTCTGCGTCCAAATGCCGGAAAATGGCCATTGAACTTTGAAGAGGAATGGAAGAAGCCAAGAGCAGGAGAAGATACCTTGAAATGGTGGACGCCCAACTGGTACACTGCTGTAAAAGAAGGCTTGTTTATTAGAAAGCACATAGAAGGTGGTCAGATGGCCAGAGATATGACCCTTTATGTAGACCAAAAGGGGAAAGCATTCCATGTATACTCTTCTGAGGAAAATCTTACACTGCACATAGCAGAGTTAAACGATACCTACACTGACTTTACCGGTAGATATATTACTGTGGCACCGGCAGGACATAATGAAGCCCCTGCGCTCTTTTACCAGGACGGTTGGTACTACATGATTACCTCGGGTTGTACCGGTTGGGATCCTAATGCAGCCCGCTCATTCCGGGCAAAGGATATGTTGGGACCCTGGGAAGAGCTAGGAAACCCTTGCGTAGGCGAAGGAGCAGAACTTACCTTTAAATCTCAGGGTACGTTTATACTTCCGGTTCAAGGGAAGAAGAATGCATTTATCTTCATGGCTGATAGGTGGAATCCTAAGAATCATATAGACGGAAGGTATATTTGGTTACCTATCCAAATGGAAGGAGGAAAGCCTAAGATCTACTGGAAAGATGAATGGGATCTGGAGGTCTTTGATAAGAAAAGATAA
- a CDS encoding DUF2264 domain-containing protein — translation MRILLTWCLAFWSTGLWAQDRAFWLKEMDKMCRPVLESLAHDSLMIKMPQRVSIRTDNKESRIKVQYVEVLGRVLSGIAPWLQCEEGNAEEKAMRKQYREWTLQGIRNSLDPSKKDYMRYDIAGQQLVDASFLAMAFVRAPWLWENLPQTDRERLVQAIRSTRQFKPGFSNWLLFSAMNEVFLAKYGYEYDAMRIDYALMQHEQWYVGDGMYKDGDSYAFDYYNSYVIHPYLANILVEITKKTKSYDGMWEKVKARNTRYAQIQERLIGQDGSFPPTGRSLIYRGAAFHHLADMAWRNALPKDLKPAQVRGALTAVIRKTLESPGTYKDGWLTLGLYGDQPNIADVYNNQGSPYLATAIFLPLGLSPQDPFWKDAPAKWTQQKVWQGQDVSHDPKIK, via the coding sequence ATGCGTATTCTACTCACTTGGTGTCTGGCTTTTTGGAGTACAGGACTTTGGGCTCAAGACAGGGCCTTTTGGTTAAAAGAGATGGACAAAATGTGCCGACCAGTACTGGAGAGTTTGGCGCATGATAGTCTGATGATAAAGATGCCACAAAGGGTATCTATTCGCACGGACAACAAAGAGAGTAGAATCAAGGTACAATATGTAGAGGTTCTAGGAAGAGTGCTGAGTGGTATCGCGCCGTGGTTGCAATGCGAAGAGGGAAATGCTGAGGAGAAGGCTATGAGAAAGCAGTACAGGGAATGGACCCTGCAAGGCATCCGCAATTCTCTAGATCCAAGTAAGAAGGATTACATGAGGTACGATATAGCCGGACAGCAACTTGTAGATGCTTCTTTCCTTGCTATGGCATTTGTTAGGGCGCCATGGCTGTGGGAGAATCTTCCGCAAACAGATAGAGAAAGACTAGTGCAGGCCATCAGGAGTACCCGGCAGTTCAAACCGGGATTTAGCAATTGGCTTTTATTCTCTGCCATGAATGAAGTGTTCCTGGCAAAGTACGGATATGAATATGATGCCATGCGAATAGACTATGCGCTGATGCAGCATGAACAGTGGTACGTGGGTGATGGAATGTATAAGGATGGAGATTCCTATGCCTTTGACTACTATAATTCTTATGTAATACATCCATACTTGGCTAATATCCTTGTAGAAATAACTAAGAAAACCAAGTCCTACGACGGAATGTGGGAGAAAGTAAAAGCTAGGAATACCAGATATGCTCAAATCCAGGAGAGGTTAATAGGACAGGATGGTTCATTTCCGCCAACAGGCAGATCATTGATCTATAGAGGAGCGGCATTTCATCACTTAGCGGATATGGCTTGGAGAAATGCATTACCGAAAGACTTGAAACCCGCACAGGTGAGAGGAGCTTTGACGGCTGTTATTCGAAAGACCTTAGAATCTCCGGGAACATACAAGGACGGATGGCTGACCCTAGGCCTATATGGAGACCAGCCGAACATTGCAGATGTTTACAATAACCAAGGTAGCCCCTATTTAGCTACTGCTATATTTTTGCCTTTGGGCTTAAGCCCTCAAGATCCATTTTGGAAAGATGCTCCCGCAAAATGGACTCAACAAAAAGTATGGCAAGGACAAGATGTTTCACATGATCCAAAGATAAAATGA
- a CDS encoding outer membrane beta-barrel protein: MKKLLLLMMLAINGQAQGIFVRGQLMESTSPIPYATVALLKGDSLYKATFSTESGEFEFLGVTKGNYRLKVSAVGYKTSESALTVDNNLELGIIRLQTESAQLNEVNIVALKPPITQEPDRLTYDLQADPDSKSMSVLEMMRKVPYLSLDGEDNLLMKDGKDFRIFINGKPSAMVERNYKEVLRSMPASSIQKIEVITTPPAKYDAEGISGIINIITTRRVDSGYLGNVSVSTQFPVGGPYLGGNINYKRGRLGITALGGGSLYFNPNYQQSFYRKSQESILQQNGKREADNKNVYMGTEWSYEIDSLNLLTAQWNWNTSRSSAETFQESERLHSGIREEYYQLSNLNQGKGQGMDAGFNYQHISRKDKNRLLTLSYLYNAYDSENGNGVEVKERYNYHEKDYRQVNNQYAKEHTAQVDVVYPIRSLMLEGGIKGIYRENKSRFGYQSTKGLYDSLDNNYFNRQQIYGMYTSFRYNGKKWGLSGGFRLENTILYVDFESSDMQVNRNYFNLLPTLTVNRKWGKNGLAFNYLQRIQRPGIYQLNPFVDRSNPSVERTGNPDLDPSVMQEIGVKYTYTGKTFFHIGASFIDIRDMLFPVISYNNETGITRHSYDNVGQARLLPALTLNMSRNWTKRWQMGLNARFASASVKGNATSGEIRNKGYMFGSNVNSTYRTSQNWRWSATLGYNGPSINVQETRNGFIYSHVTLAKEVVKNKLNLSATLNNPFTRYRSNRVEGFGTDFVQITEQRNYYRNATISLSYKFGQLKESIKKNQRSIRNDDVKNGD, from the coding sequence ATGAAAAAGCTATTACTATTAATGATGCTTGCCATTAACGGGCAAGCCCAGGGGATCTTTGTGCGTGGACAATTGATGGAATCCACATCCCCTATCCCTTATGCCACAGTGGCATTATTAAAGGGAGACTCACTTTACAAGGCTACCTTCAGCACAGAATCAGGGGAATTCGAGTTTTTAGGTGTTACAAAGGGCAATTACCGTTTGAAAGTTTCTGCGGTGGGTTATAAAACCAGTGAAAGTGCCCTCACAGTGGATAACAATCTTGAGTTAGGAATTATACGACTACAAACGGAAAGTGCTCAATTAAACGAAGTAAACATTGTGGCTCTAAAACCTCCCATTACTCAGGAACCGGACAGACTGACCTATGATCTTCAGGCGGATCCCGACAGTAAGTCTATGAGCGTATTAGAGATGATGCGGAAAGTACCTTACTTAAGTTTAGACGGGGAGGATAACCTACTCATGAAAGACGGAAAAGACTTCCGGATTTTCATCAACGGAAAGCCATCAGCCATGGTGGAAAGGAACTATAAAGAAGTTCTAAGAAGTATGCCTGCCTCTTCTATCCAAAAGATTGAAGTAATAACCACACCTCCTGCAAAGTATGACGCGGAAGGTATCTCAGGGATCATCAACATTATTACTACACGTAGAGTAGATTCGGGCTACTTGGGAAATGTTAGTGTCAGTACACAATTTCCTGTAGGTGGGCCTTATTTAGGAGGGAATATCAATTATAAACGGGGACGCCTTGGGATTACTGCTCTGGGGGGCGGTAGCTTATATTTTAACCCCAACTATCAGCAATCCTTCTATAGAAAATCTCAAGAGTCCATTTTGCAACAGAATGGAAAAAGAGAGGCGGATAACAAGAATGTATATATGGGAACAGAATGGAGCTATGAGATAGATAGTTTGAATTTACTAACTGCCCAATGGAACTGGAATACCAGCAGATCCTCCGCTGAAACCTTCCAGGAGAGCGAACGCCTACATAGTGGTATACGAGAAGAATATTATCAACTTTCCAACTTAAATCAAGGCAAAGGACAGGGAATGGATGCCGGTTTTAATTACCAACACATATCTAGAAAAGATAAAAACAGATTACTCACCTTATCCTATCTATACAATGCCTACGACAGTGAAAATGGAAACGGGGTAGAGGTGAAAGAAAGATATAATTATCATGAGAAGGATTATAGGCAAGTAAATAATCAGTATGCTAAAGAGCATACAGCTCAGGTAGATGTGGTTTATCCCATTCGATCTCTCATGTTAGAAGGGGGGATAAAAGGAATATACAGAGAGAATAAAAGTAGGTTTGGCTACCAAAGTACTAAGGGTTTATATGATTCATTAGATAACAATTATTTCAATCGTCAGCAGATTTACGGAATGTACACCTCTTTTAGATATAATGGTAAAAAATGGGGATTGAGCGGAGGTTTTCGCTTAGAAAATACCATTCTATATGTAGATTTTGAAAGCAGTGACATGCAGGTAAACAGGAATTATTTCAATTTACTGCCTACCTTGACCGTAAACAGGAAGTGGGGTAAGAATGGCTTAGCATTCAATTATTTACAGAGAATTCAAAGACCTGGAATCTATCAATTAAATCCCTTTGTAGATAGGTCAAATCCTTCGGTTGAAAGAACAGGAAATCCGGACCTGGACCCCTCTGTTATGCAGGAGATAGGAGTAAAATATACTTATACCGGCAAAACCTTTTTTCATATAGGAGCTAGTTTTATTGATATCAGAGACATGTTATTCCCGGTCATTTCCTATAATAATGAAACAGGTATTACTCGGCATTCCTATGATAATGTAGGCCAAGCCCGCCTCTTGCCAGCGCTTACTTTAAATATGAGTAGAAACTGGACGAAAAGATGGCAGATGGGTCTGAATGCACGATTTGCTTCCGCGTCTGTGAAAGGAAACGCGACTAGTGGAGAGATCCGAAATAAAGGTTACATGTTTGGATCGAATGTGAATTCTACATACCGAACCTCGCAGAATTGGAGATGGAGTGCCACTCTGGGCTACAATGGACCTTCCATTAATGTGCAGGAAACCAGAAATGGATTTATATATTCTCACGTGACTTTGGCTAAAGAAGTGGTAAAAAATAAACTCAACTTGTCAGCCACCTTAAATAACCCCTTTACCCGCTATAGATCAAACCGAGTAGAAGGATTCGGGACTGATTTTGTGCAGATTACTGAGCAAAGAAACTATTACAGGAATGCTACTATCAGTCTGAGTTACAAGTTTGGTCAATTGAAGGAATCCATCAAAAAGAACCAGAGAAGCATACGGAATGACGATGTGAAAAATGGGGATTAG